The Arthrobacter sp. OAP107 DNA segment CCCTCAGACTGCAGTGCCGTGTGCAGCATTGACGTGTACGCCGACTCACCGGCGAGGGCCGTTGAAGTTCCTGCGACGCGTTCATTGGGGCTGACGGCGCTGGAACCATTGACAAAGAGGATGGTTCCGCACACAACTCCCGCATCCCGCCAAGGACCTGCTGGACGGCTGCGGCCGGTCCGAGAATGGAAATTGCGACAGCTGCTGCAAGGTCGTCAGCTGTCGTTGCCAGCACGTGGCGCAGGAACTCTTGCCGCGGAACCGGGCTGTACTGCAGCACTCTTGATCGGGCCGAGCTTAGCTGCCGCCCGTTCCAGAGCAGCGCTCAGCGACTGGCGGTTCTCCACGGCTGCGGCGAAGCCCTGTGCCTTGATCCCTCGTGGACGAGGTCGCGCGCGAGGAGATCAACATGCTCCTGTGTCCGCGAAATCAAGGCGACATCGAAGCCGCCACGCCCGAATCGCTTCGCCGTTGCGGCACCGAGTCCCCTGCCT contains these protein-coding regions:
- a CDS encoding SDR family NAD(P)-dependent oxidoreductase → MTTIAIIGAGRGLGAATAKRFGRGGFDVALISRTQEHVDLLARDLVHEGSRHRASPQPWRTASR